In Candidatus Methylomirabilota bacterium, the following proteins share a genomic window:
- a CDS encoding MFS transporter — translation MADRVLESSPSVASRAGLQTGAAAAVTNFSVILSLSFCHLLNDTMQSLVPALYPILKVSYGLTFGQIGLITLAFQFTASMLQPVVGLYTDRRPQPYSLTVGIGTTMIGLLLMSRAGSYPMILLAAMMIGMGSSIFHPEASRVARMAAGGRYGLAQSLFQVGGNIGSASGPLLAAFIVVPHGQGSIGWFSLLALIAIVVLIQVGGWYARHRTAARPARSAAGRTAPVADPTRAAALPRRKVIFTVAILVALLFSKNVYSASLGSYFTLYLIDKFHLPVQTAQFYLFAFLVGIVLGTIAGGAVGDRVGRIPVMWFSILGAFPFALMLPHANLFWTGVLAVVVAFIMASAFSAILVYAQELIPGRVGLAAGMFYGFSFGLGGLGAAALGRLADYTSIATVYRLTPFLLLLGLLVALLPRQPGVAR, via the coding sequence ATGGCCGATCGCGTCCTGGAGAGCTCACCGAGCGTCGCGTCGCGCGCCGGCCTCCAGACCGGCGCCGCCGCGGCCGTCACCAACTTCTCGGTCATTCTGTCGCTGAGCTTCTGTCACCTGCTCAACGACACCATGCAGTCGCTGGTGCCGGCGCTCTACCCCATCCTCAAGGTGTCCTACGGTCTCACCTTCGGCCAGATCGGCCTGATCACGCTGGCCTTCCAGTTCACCGCCTCGATGTTGCAGCCGGTGGTGGGCCTCTACACCGACCGGCGCCCCCAGCCCTACTCGCTCACCGTGGGGATCGGCACCACGATGATCGGGCTGCTCCTCATGTCGCGGGCGGGCTCGTATCCCATGATCCTGCTGGCCGCCATGATGATCGGCATGGGGTCGTCGATCTTCCACCCCGAGGCCTCACGCGTGGCGCGCATGGCGGCGGGCGGCCGCTACGGTCTGGCTCAGTCACTGTTCCAGGTGGGTGGCAACATCGGCTCCGCATCGGGTCCGCTCCTGGCCGCCTTCATCGTGGTGCCGCACGGGCAGGGGAGCATCGGCTGGTTCTCGCTGCTGGCCCTGATCGCGATCGTCGTGCTGATCCAGGTGGGTGGCTGGTACGCGCGTCACCGGACGGCCGCGCGGCCCGCGCGCAGCGCCGCCGGCCGCACCGCGCCCGTGGCCGATCCGACGCGCGCCGCCGCGCTGCCGCGGCGCAAGGTGATCTTCACGGTGGCGATCCTGGTGGCGCTGCTCTTCTCGAAGAACGTCTACAGCGCGAGCCTCGGCTCGTACTTCACGCTCTACTTGATCGACAAGTTCCACCTCCCGGTGCAGACGGCGCAGTTCTACCTCTTCGCCTTCCTGGTCGGTATCGTGTTGGGCACCATCGCCGGCGGGGCGGTGGGCGACCGCGTCGGGCGCATCCCCGTGATGTGGTTCTCCATCCTCGGCGCCTTCCCGTTCGCGCTGATGCTGCCGCACGCGAATCTCTTCTGGACCGGTGTCCTCGCGGTGGTGGTGGCCTTCATCATGGCCTCGGCGTTCTCCGCGATCCTCGTGTACGCCCAGGAGCTGATCCCCGGCCGCGTCGGCCTCGCCGCGGGGATGTTCTACGGATTCTCGTTCGGGCTCGGCGGGCTCGGCGCCGCCGCCCTCGGCCGGCTCGCCGACTACACGAGCATCGCCACCGTGTATCGGCTGACCCCGTTCCTCCTGCTGCTTGGCCTGCTGGTGGCCTTGCTCCCGCGTCAACCCGGCGTGGCGCGATGA
- a CDS encoding BamA/TamA family outer membrane protein: MTFDKPRGTPGRPDFERISNEASLTPSLTYDSRDNLFTPTRGTFAEAVVGVFSPALGGDDELQRVQLTAIHYLPLLSTLYLGLRGDASATFGDAPFYLRPFISLRGAPIMRYQGEEVVQAEAEVRWQFWKRFSLVGFAGVGAAWNDFERVNNRRVVPTGGVGFRYELARKYGIHAGLDFAVAPDNTAVYLQVGSAWARP; encoded by the coding sequence ATCACGTTCGACAAGCCCCGGGGGACGCCCGGGCGGCCGGACTTCGAGCGCATCTCGAACGAGGCCAGCCTCACCCCCTCGCTCACCTACGACTCGCGTGACAACCTGTTCACGCCGACGCGCGGCACATTCGCGGAGGCCGTCGTGGGGGTCTTCAGTCCCGCGCTGGGCGGCGACGACGAGCTGCAGCGCGTGCAGCTCACCGCGATCCACTACCTGCCGCTGCTGTCCACGCTCTACCTGGGACTGCGCGGCGACGCCTCTGCAACGTTCGGCGACGCGCCCTTCTACCTGCGGCCGTTCATCAGCCTTCGCGGGGCGCCGATCATGCGCTATCAGGGCGAGGAGGTCGTGCAGGCCGAGGCCGAGGTCCGCTGGCAGTTCTGGAAGCGCTTCAGCCTGGTGGGATTCGCCGGGGTGGGCGCGGCGTGGAACGACTTCGAGCGGGTGAACAATCGGCGGGTCGTGCCCACCGGGGGCGTGGGCTTCCGCTACGAGCTGGCGCGCAAGTACGGGATCCACGCGGGCCTGGATTTCGCGGTCGCGCCCGACAACACCGCCGTGTACCTTCAGGTCGGGAGCGCCTGGGCGCGCCCCTGA
- a CDS encoding DegT/DnrJ/EryC1/StrS family aminotransferase, giving the protein MDSIPAARIVIPEEDRRQILEWIDEALRTGALTLGKHGQAFEAAFAQLVGTRYAVAVQSGTSALEIILRSLGVEGHEVVVPTNTFFATPAAIIHAGGRPRFADIDRATMALSVGTVAAAVTPATVGVVLVHIGGLVSPDTPKIAAWCRERGLFLLEDAAHAHGSGLGGRMAGTFGRAAAFSFYPTKVITAGEGGMIVTDDAGIREQALQYRDQGKEGFLTNFHVRMGYNWRLSELHAAVGLSQLGRLEQFVAERRRVADAYIGRLADVDGIEPLLPDDRSGSNFYKYVALLDSDVDRLVLKRTLKERFKVSLSGEVYETPCHRQPVFGSWARGNLPVAEDMCRRHVCLPIYPGMTEAEIDRVVFALQETLSSRIASCASA; this is encoded by the coding sequence ATGGACTCAATTCCAGCGGCCAGGATCGTCATTCCCGAGGAGGACCGCAGACAGATTCTGGAGTGGATCGATGAGGCGCTCCGGACGGGTGCCCTGACGCTCGGCAAACATGGCCAGGCCTTTGAAGCCGCCTTCGCCCAGCTCGTCGGCACGCGCTACGCGGTCGCGGTGCAGAGCGGGACGAGCGCCCTCGAGATCATTCTTCGCTCGCTGGGCGTGGAGGGCCACGAAGTCGTGGTCCCCACCAATACATTCTTCGCCACGCCCGCCGCGATCATCCACGCCGGCGGTCGGCCGCGCTTCGCCGACATCGATCGCGCCACCATGGCTCTCAGCGTCGGGACCGTGGCCGCCGCGGTCACCCCGGCGACCGTCGGCGTCGTGCTCGTCCACATCGGAGGGCTCGTGAGCCCGGACACGCCGAAGATCGCCGCCTGGTGCCGCGAGCGTGGACTCTTTCTCCTGGAGGACGCCGCCCACGCGCACGGGAGCGGCCTGGGCGGCCGTATGGCGGGGACCTTCGGGAGGGCGGCCGCGTTCTCCTTCTACCCGACGAAGGTGATCACCGCGGGCGAAGGCGGGATGATCGTCACGGACGATGCCGGGATCCGCGAGCAGGCGCTGCAGTACCGGGATCAGGGCAAGGAGGGCTTCCTTACCAACTTTCACGTCCGCATGGGATACAACTGGCGGCTCAGCGAGCTGCACGCGGCGGTGGGCCTCTCCCAGCTCGGCCGCCTCGAGCAGTTCGTCGCCGAGCGACGGCGCGTCGCCGACGCATACATCGGGCGGCTTGCCGACGTGGACGGCATCGAGCCCCTCTTGCCCGACGACCGCTCGGGATCGAATTTCTACAAGTACGTCGCGCTGCTCGATTCCGACGTCGACCGGCTCGTCCTCAAGCGAACGCTGAAGGAGCGGTTCAAGGTCAGCCTGAGCGGCGAGGTGTACGAGACCCCTTGCCATCGCCAGCCGGTCTTCGGGAGCTGGGCGAGGGGGAATCTTCCCGTCGCGGAGGACATGTGCCGTCGTCACGTCTGCCTCCCGATCTACCCGGGGATGACCGAAGCGGAGATCGACCGGGTCGTGTTCGCCCTCCAGGAGACGTTGTCGTCGAGGATCGCGTCATGCGCGTCGGCGTGA
- a CDS encoding amidohydrolase family protein, translating to MAHDLVIRGGLIVDGTGAPGRPGDLAVSGGRIAEVGAVSDRGAREIDAGGLVVAPGFIDPHTHYDAQLTWDPSASCTSWHGVTTIVTGNCGFTIAPCRPGDRLTLMKMLEYVEGMSLEAMQKGIRWEFETFREYLDALDRLPLWVNVAPLIGHSAVRQFVMGEAAWEREATAEELEGMAAEVRRAMADGAVGFSSTTNQNHVGDRGRPVPSRLGSDRELEHLAAAMGATGRGIVELTIGGSRPNRVAEVDRYAELARASRRPVTMVSVRHNPVRPDEHRQILEKVEAAWREGLRLHPQGTCSPLTSTFTITNGFVFGRYKAWRRVLEAKPSEWRAILADGDFRAEFRENVRRSALFNGDIVPLRVKKAVKPELQGLAGKSVVELARDTGKDVVDSFLDLALADDFRTEFMSATMNTDAAAVAEIFLHPTAVLGLSDAGAHITQFSEAGQTSQLLGHWVRERQALSLEAAVRLITAAPAEIFGIPDRGRLAPDLAADITVFDPRTIACHEEEIVHDMPDGGPRYVARSSGIQWSFVNGRPVIRDGKLPEPEAVLGAGRVIRAT from the coding sequence ATGGCCCACGACCTCGTGATCCGGGGTGGCTTGATCGTGGACGGGACCGGCGCGCCGGGTCGCCCCGGCGACCTTGCGGTGTCCGGCGGTCGCATCGCCGAGGTCGGCGCCGTCTCCGACCGGGGCGCGCGCGAGATCGACGCGGGCGGGCTCGTGGTCGCGCCCGGCTTCATCGACCCCCACACGCACTACGACGCCCAGCTCACCTGGGATCCCAGCGCCTCCTGCACGTCCTGGCACGGCGTGACGACCATCGTCACCGGCAATTGCGGCTTCACCATCGCGCCCTGCCGCCCCGGGGATCGCCTCACGCTCATGAAGATGCTCGAGTACGTCGAGGGCATGTCCCTCGAGGCGATGCAGAAGGGCATCCGGTGGGAGTTCGAGACGTTTCGGGAGTATCTGGATGCGCTGGACCGTCTGCCCCTCTGGGTCAACGTGGCGCCCCTCATCGGCCATTCCGCGGTGCGCCAGTTCGTCATGGGCGAGGCGGCGTGGGAGCGCGAGGCCACCGCCGAGGAGCTCGAGGGCATGGCCGCGGAGGTGCGGCGCGCGATGGCCGACGGCGCCGTCGGCTTCTCCTCGACGACCAACCAGAACCATGTGGGCGATCGCGGCCGGCCCGTGCCGAGCCGGCTCGGCAGCGACCGCGAGCTCGAGCACCTGGCGGCGGCCATGGGCGCCACGGGGCGCGGCATCGTCGAGCTCACCATCGGGGGGAGTCGCCCGAACCGCGTGGCGGAAGTCGACCGCTACGCGGAGCTGGCGCGCGCGTCGCGCCGGCCGGTCACCATGGTCTCGGTGCGCCACAATCCGGTGCGTCCCGACGAGCATCGCCAGATCCTCGAGAAGGTGGAGGCGGCATGGCGCGAAGGCCTGCGCCTGCATCCCCAGGGCACGTGCTCGCCCCTCACCTCGACCTTCACCATCACCAACGGCTTCGTGTTCGGGCGCTACAAGGCGTGGCGCCGCGTGCTGGAAGCCAAGCCCTCGGAGTGGCGCGCCATCCTCGCCGACGGGGACTTCCGCGCCGAGTTCCGCGAGAACGTCCGCCGCTCGGCCCTCTTCAACGGCGACATCGTGCCCTTGCGGGTCAAGAAGGCGGTCAAGCCGGAGCTCCAGGGCCTGGCGGGCAAGAGCGTGGTGGAGCTGGCCCGTGACACCGGCAAGGACGTGGTGGACTCCTTCCTCGACCTGGCCCTCGCCGACGACTTCCGCACCGAGTTCATGTCGGCGACGATGAATACCGACGCGGCCGCGGTGGCGGAGATCTTCCTGCATCCCACCGCGGTGCTCGGCCTCTCCGACGCCGGGGCTCACATCACCCAGTTCTCGGAGGCGGGTCAGACGAGCCAGCTCCTCGGCCACTGGGTGCGCGAGCGTCAGGCCCTGTCGCTCGAGGCCGCGGTGCGCCTCATCACCGCCGCCCCGGCGGAGATCTTCGGCATCCCCGACCGCGGGCGTCTCGCCCCCGACCTCGCCGCGGACATCACCGTGTTCGACCCGCGCACGATCGCCTGCCACGAAGAGGAGATCGTCCACGACATGCCGGACGGCGGGCCGCGCTACGTCGCGCGCTCGAGCGGCATCCAGTGGTCGTTCGTGAACGGCCGGCCGGTCATCCGCGATGGGAAGCTGCCGGAGCCGGAGGCGGTGTTGGGAGCCGGCCGCGTCATCCGGGCCACGTAG
- a CDS encoding prolyl oligopeptidase family serine peptidase: MRRGASDAGRDGWGRGPRWVTAPVAVLVLGLALAGARGPWLEAPRAEAQGAAIDRAGRFGDADYIIQVPANWRGGLVVFAHGIQRGPGRGDVYMMPIASHVLGQGHAWIASGYRAREYQPHLFIEDLIALRELFVREIGRPRWSVIYGQSMGGHIVTASLEQHPELYQGGLAECGLVDGIGIADYLTAYTAAAELISGVPIFDVPDRLAFGSLTEALVRTLGLPGMYTAQGRQFDSVVKYLMGADRAGNDLPLRLQGLRPRYLLNVIYRPKDLESQTNPGLLAASTVHVRYRIDSGLGLTEDELNARVRRVQPFKDARTANPVYAEPTGRLKAPLLTLHETGDAWVPLSLEQSYKRRTIAAGMDQLLVQRVVRGPGHCAVEGATRRQAFDDLVRWIEHGARPEGEDVLAADLSRIGLKWTPYLDPEDPLAPRR; encoded by the coding sequence ATGCGGCGAGGGGCGAGCGACGCTGGTCGTGACGGATGGGGGCGGGGCCCGCGGTGGGTCACGGCCCCCGTCGCGGTGCTCGTGCTGGGGCTGGCTCTGGCCGGGGCGCGCGGGCCCTGGCTGGAGGCGCCGCGCGCGGAGGCGCAGGGCGCGGCGATCGATCGCGCGGGCCGGTTCGGCGACGCCGACTACATCATCCAGGTGCCCGCGAACTGGCGCGGCGGGCTCGTCGTGTTCGCGCACGGCATTCAGCGCGGGCCCGGGCGGGGCGATGTCTACATGATGCCGATCGCCAGCCACGTCCTCGGACAGGGGCATGCCTGGATCGCGTCCGGCTATCGGGCGCGCGAGTACCAGCCCCATCTCTTCATCGAGGACCTGATCGCGCTCCGCGAGCTCTTCGTGAGAGAGATCGGCCGCCCGCGCTGGTCGGTCATCTACGGGCAGTCCATGGGCGGGCACATCGTCACCGCGTCGCTCGAGCAGCACCCGGAGCTCTACCAGGGCGGCCTCGCCGAATGCGGGCTCGTCGACGGCATCGGCATCGCCGACTATCTGACCGCGTACACCGCCGCGGCCGAGTTGATCTCGGGCGTACCGATCTTCGATGTCCCGGACCGGCTGGCGTTCGGCTCGCTGACCGAGGCCCTCGTACGCACGCTCGGGCTGCCCGGCATGTACACCGCGCAGGGGCGCCAGTTCGACAGCGTGGTGAAGTACTTGATGGGCGCCGACCGCGCGGGGAACGACCTGCCGCTCCGTCTCCAGGGCCTGCGGCCGCGTTACCTGCTCAACGTCATCTATCGTCCCAAGGACCTCGAGAGCCAGACGAACCCCGGGCTCCTGGCGGCCAGCACCGTCCACGTGAGATACCGGATCGATTCCGGCCTGGGCCTCACCGAGGACGAGCTCAATGCGCGGGTCCGGCGCGTTCAGCCCTTCAAGGACGCCCGCACGGCCAACCCGGTGTACGCGGAGCCGACGGGACGCCTGAAGGCGCCGCTCCTCACGCTGCACGAGACGGGCGATGCCTGGGTACCGCTGAGCCTGGAGCAGTCGTACAAGCGGCGCACGATCGCCGCGGGGATGGACCAGCTGCTCGTGCAGCGCGTGGTGCGCGGGCCGGGCCACTGTGCCGTGGAGGGCGCCACCCGTCGTCAGGCGTTCGACGATCTCGTGCGGTGGATCGAGCACGGCGCTCGACCCGAGGGCGAAGACGTGCTCGCCGCCGACCTCTCACGCATCGGGCTCAAGTGGACCCCCTACCTCGATCCGGAGGACCCGCTGGCTCCTCGACGCTGA
- a CDS encoding NAD-dependent epimerase/dehydratase family protein — MRVGVIGGAGFIGSHVVDKLLDAGHDVTVFDIMRPHRPDVRHVVADILDASRTTVALAGRYDALYLLAAISDVNDVFHIPVESAQVNIMAVGHVLEAARRTGAGRVILASTTWVYALADPEEVDEDTPLRLNRVNHVYTASKLSAEMLCHSYHTLYGVDTTILRYGIPYGPRARLGTVLASFVALAMQGRPIVIQGDGTQWRSLVAVEDLALGNVAALQEAARNQTYNLDGPERIEVRRVAEKVRQFFPDVQIQHTEKRPGDLRPKVVSSRKALAELGWKPEITFEEGAERYIKWVEQSALPWARTRR, encoded by the coding sequence ATGCGCGTCGGCGTGATCGGCGGGGCGGGATTCATCGGCTCTCACGTCGTCGACAAGCTCCTGGACGCGGGCCACGACGTCACCGTGTTCGACATCATGCGCCCCCATCGTCCCGACGTGCGTCACGTCGTCGCGGACATCCTGGACGCCAGCCGCACCACCGTCGCGCTCGCGGGCCGCTACGATGCCCTCTATCTGCTGGCCGCCATCTCCGACGTCAACGACGTCTTCCACATTCCCGTCGAAAGCGCGCAGGTCAACATCATGGCGGTGGGGCACGTCCTGGAGGCGGCGCGCCGGACCGGCGCGGGACGGGTCATCCTGGCGAGCACCACCTGGGTGTACGCCCTCGCCGACCCCGAAGAGGTCGACGAGGACACACCCCTACGTCTGAATCGCGTCAACCACGTCTACACCGCGTCCAAGCTGTCGGCCGAGATGTTGTGCCACTCGTACCACACGCTCTACGGCGTCGACACGACCATCCTGCGCTACGGGATTCCGTATGGCCCGCGGGCGCGTCTGGGCACGGTGCTGGCCAGCTTCGTGGCCCTCGCCATGCAAGGCCGGCCCATCGTGATTCAGGGCGACGGCACCCAGTGGCGGAGTCTCGTGGCCGTCGAGGACCTGGCGCTGGGAAACGTCGCCGCGCTACAGGAGGCGGCGAGGAACCAGACCTACAACCTGGACGGTCCCGAGCGGATTGAGGTGCGGCGCGTCGCCGAGAAAGTCCGTCAGTTCTTCCCGGACGTGCAGATACAGCACACGGAGAAGCGTCCAGGCGACCTCCGGCCGAAGGTCGTCTCCAGCCGAAAGGCGCTCGCCGAACTCGGCTGGAAACCAGAGATCACGTTCGAGGAGGGGGCCGAGCGCTACATCAAATGGGTGGAGCAGAGCGCGCTGCCCTGGGCGCGGACACGGCGATGA
- a CDS encoding EVE domain-containing protein — protein sequence MAYWLVKSEPDDWSWEEQVAKGSKGAEWTGIRNFSAQNHLRAMKKGDQAFFYHTGKERAIVGIVKVIAEAHPDSTDAAWSAIDVAAVKKLPKPVTLDQIKADKRFAGMALVRISRLSVQPVSDAEWRALCKLGGLD from the coding sequence ATGGCCTACTGGCTGGTGAAGTCCGAGCCCGACGACTGGTCCTGGGAGGAGCAGGTCGCGAAGGGGAGCAAGGGCGCCGAGTGGACCGGAATCCGAAACTTCTCCGCTCAGAACCACCTGCGCGCGATGAAGAAGGGCGACCAGGCGTTTTTCTATCACACGGGCAAGGAGCGCGCGATCGTCGGCATCGTCAAGGTGATCGCCGAGGCCCATCCCGACTCGACCGACGCGGCGTGGAGCGCGATCGACGTCGCGGCGGTGAAGAAGCTCCCGAAGCCGGTGACCCTCGATCAGATCAAGGCGGACAAGCGCTTCGCGGGCATGGCGCTGGTCAGGATCTCGCGCCTGTCGGTGCAGCCGGTGTCCGACGCCGAGTGGCGCGCCCTCTGCAAGTTGGGCGGGCTGGACTGA
- a CDS encoding trypsin-like peptidase domain-containing protein — MPVALLAGLIAVAAVMGGVPGRAHAQDIEDVYRKVSPAVAMIRAKGREVTASRGLVYFNEIGSGVLVSADGKVVTAAHVVHAVDEVTVEFSGGEAIPARVIASEPAADLSMLQLARTPQGIQPARLGDSDGVRVGQQVLVIGAPYGLVHSFSAGWISAKWLPNTAYRSMPLAEFFQTTATINTGNSGGPMFNLAGEVIGIVSHNISKGGGSEGLGFAVTMKSARYFLMEREWAWIGLHGTVLTGELAEAFNIPGGSGLLLSIVPMDSPAWEMGLQGGDRIAVIGGQEIVIRGDVVLSMAGIQITSDADIPRIRERLGAMKTGEIFKASVLRAGQVIELTGKAP; from the coding sequence ATGCCCGTTGCGCTTCTCGCGGGGCTCATCGCCGTTGCGGCCGTCATGGGCGGCGTTCCCGGCCGCGCTCACGCGCAAGACATCGAGGACGTCTACCGGAAGGTGAGTCCTGCGGTGGCGATGATCAGGGCGAAGGGGCGCGAGGTCACGGCCTCTCGGGGTCTCGTGTACTTCAACGAGATCGGCTCCGGCGTCCTGGTCTCGGCTGACGGGAAGGTCGTCACCGCGGCCCACGTCGTGCATGCCGTGGACGAGGTCACCGTGGAGTTCTCCGGCGGCGAGGCGATCCCTGCCCGCGTGATCGCCTCGGAGCCCGCCGCCGATCTCTCCATGCTCCAGCTCGCGCGGACGCCGCAGGGCATCCAGCCCGCGCGGCTCGGCGACTCCGACGGCGTCCGGGTGGGTCAGCAGGTGCTGGTCATCGGCGCTCCCTATGGGCTCGTGCATTCGTTCAGCGCCGGCTGGATCAGTGCGAAGTGGCTGCCCAACACCGCGTACCGCTCGATGCCGCTGGCGGAGTTCTTCCAGACGACCGCGACCATCAACACCGGAAACTCCGGCGGGCCCATGTTCAACCTGGCCGGCGAGGTCATCGGCATCGTCAGTCACAACATCTCGAAGGGTGGCGGCAGCGAAGGGCTCGGCTTCGCGGTGACGATGAAGAGCGCGCGCTACTTCCTGATGGAGCGGGAATGGGCGTGGATCGGGTTGCACGGCACCGTGCTGACCGGAGAGCTCGCGGAGGCCTTCAACATCCCAGGCGGCAGCGGCCTGCTCCTTAGCATCGTCCCCATGGACTCGCCCGCCTGGGAGATGGGACTCCAGGGCGGCGACCGGATCGCCGTGATCGGGGGACAGGAGATCGTGATCCGTGGAGACGTCGTCCTCAGCATGGCCGGCATCCAGATCACGAGCGATGCGGACATTCCCCGGATCCGGGAGCGCCTCGGCGCCATGAAGACCGGAGAGATCTTCAAGGCGTCGGTGCTCCGCGCCGGCCAGGTGATCGAGCTCACGGGCAAGGCCCCGTAA